A stretch of Streptomyces vietnamensis DNA encodes these proteins:
- a CDS encoding MFS transporter codes for MATEAPAHGGYLDILRAPHAARLLAGTLVGRLPNGTGPIAMTLFVRDQGGSYSLAGGLIAAYGVANAVGQPLLGRAVDLKGQPRVQLPAAVLSALGMALFALTGIGHLALAYAAVVVAGLFTPPLEGGLRALWPSVLGREDRVHRAYALDAVAQEVMFTVGPLLVTLLVALRSPAAALLVINVLGVLGALAVVLSEPSRAWRSAAREAHWLGALRSPGLLALLGSFFFVGLALGSITVAAVAYADDRGAPSVYGWLMAALGLGALAGGVVYGARQWSGAPERRLRVLVGLLAVCYLPLMLTPGPVAMTGLSVLSGVFLAPALACAFIVVDRHAPSGTVTEAFSWLVTTFGVGAALGSAVAGPAVELAGTVAGFAVAGAGGLVALLVLLATGRVLRPRDTTRHAEGGTVPTAVHTEKNTH; via the coding sequence ATGGCCACCGAGGCCCCCGCGCACGGCGGCTATCTCGACATACTCCGGGCGCCGCACGCGGCCCGGCTGCTCGCCGGCACCCTCGTGGGGCGCCTGCCCAACGGCACGGGCCCGATCGCCATGACCCTGTTCGTCCGGGACCAGGGCGGCAGCTACAGCCTGGCCGGCGGCCTGATCGCGGCCTACGGCGTCGCCAACGCCGTCGGGCAGCCGCTCCTCGGCCGCGCGGTCGACCTCAAGGGCCAGCCCCGCGTCCAGCTGCCCGCCGCCGTCCTCTCCGCGCTCGGCATGGCCCTGTTCGCCCTCACCGGCATCGGCCACCTGGCGCTCGCCTACGCGGCCGTCGTCGTCGCCGGGCTCTTCACCCCGCCGCTCGAGGGCGGCCTGCGCGCGCTGTGGCCGAGCGTCCTGGGGCGCGAGGACCGGGTCCACCGGGCGTACGCGCTGGACGCGGTCGCCCAGGAGGTCATGTTCACCGTGGGCCCGCTCCTGGTGACGCTCCTGGTCGCCCTGCGCTCGCCCGCCGCCGCCCTCCTCGTCATCAACGTCCTGGGGGTCCTGGGCGCCCTCGCCGTCGTCCTCTCCGAGCCGTCCCGCGCCTGGCGCTCCGCCGCCCGCGAGGCCCACTGGCTGGGGGCCCTGCGCTCGCCCGGCCTCCTCGCCCTCCTCGGCTCGTTCTTCTTCGTCGGCCTCGCCCTGGGCTCCATCACGGTGGCCGCCGTCGCCTACGCCGACGACCGGGGCGCGCCGTCCGTGTACGGCTGGCTGATGGCCGCGCTGGGCCTGGGCGCCCTTGCCGGCGGTGTCGTCTACGGCGCCCGGCAGTGGTCCGGGGCGCCCGAGCGGCGGCTGAGGGTCCTCGTGGGGCTGCTCGCGGTCTGCTACCTGCCGCTCATGCTCACCCCCGGCCCCGTCGCCATGACGGGCCTCTCGGTGCTCTCCGGGGTCTTCCTGGCCCCCGCCCTCGCCTGCGCCTTCATCGTGGTCGACCGGCACGCCCCGAGCGGCACCGTCACCGAGGCCTTCTCGTGGCTCGTCACCACCTTCGGCGTCGGCGCGGCCCTGGGCTCCGCGGTCGCGGGCCCGGCGGTCGAACTGGCCGGGACGGTGGCGGGGTTCGCCGTGGCCGGTGCGGGAGGCCTGGTCGCCCTCCTCGTACTGCTCGCCACCGGCCGGGTCCTGCGCCCCCGCGACACGACGCGACACGCCGAGGGCGGGACGGTCCCCACCGCCGTACACACCGAAAAGAACACGCACTGA
- a CDS encoding LacI family DNA-binding transcriptional regulator, translating to MQSPDPLGGTRPTSRDVARTAGVSQATVSLVLGDKWRGRVSERTAEAVRLAARELGYRPNLAARNLRLGRTRTALLVVPALTNEFFAHVYTGAAAVAARHGFGVVLYPSPDGTGPARDPFASAQASLDGVIASSMATDALTAFRGTDLPLVMLDSDPADPGAAAHVNLDVADGMRRVTRHLLDLGHRRFLHLASAVPSWTFDVRAAALADALRGTELRTARAPLNVADAREAAHLALAAPGPRPTAVICDDDILAAGVSKAAHRLGLRVPEDLSVTGFDDMALATAVEPELTTVRLPAEEFGRRGMEALLAVLAGEPAPPVTLPVALVPRGSTGPAPAP from the coding sequence GTGCAGTCCCCCGACCCGCTCGGCGGCACCCGCCCCACCAGCCGGGACGTCGCCCGGACCGCGGGCGTCTCGCAGGCCACCGTCTCCCTCGTCCTCGGCGACAAGTGGCGCGGCCGCGTCTCCGAGCGCACCGCCGAGGCGGTGCGCCTCGCCGCCCGGGAGCTGGGCTACCGGCCCAACCTCGCCGCCCGCAACCTCCGGCTCGGCCGCACCCGTACGGCGCTGCTCGTCGTCCCCGCCCTCACCAACGAGTTCTTCGCCCACGTCTACACCGGCGCCGCCGCCGTGGCGGCACGCCACGGCTTCGGCGTCGTCCTCTACCCCTCCCCCGACGGCACCGGCCCCGCCCGCGACCCCTTCGCCTCGGCCCAGGCCTCCCTGGACGGCGTCATCGCCTCCTCCATGGCCACCGACGCCCTCACGGCCTTCCGCGGCACCGACCTGCCCCTCGTCATGCTCGACAGCGACCCGGCCGACCCCGGGGCCGCCGCGCACGTGAACCTCGACGTCGCCGACGGCATGCGACGGGTCACCCGGCACCTGCTCGACCTGGGCCACCGCCGCTTCCTGCACCTGGCGTCCGCCGTCCCCTCCTGGACCTTCGACGTACGCGCCGCCGCCCTCGCCGACGCCCTGCGGGGAACCGAGCTCCGCACCGCACGGGCCCCGCTGAACGTCGCCGACGCACGCGAGGCCGCCCACCTGGCCCTCGCCGCCCCCGGCCCGCGCCCCACCGCGGTGATCTGCGACGACGACATCCTCGCCGCCGGCGTCAGCAAGGCCGCGCACCGCCTCGGACTGCGCGTCCCCGAAGACCTCTCGGTCACCGGCTTCGACGACATGGCCCTGGCCACCGCGGTCGAACCCGAGCTCACCACCGTCCGGCTCCCCGCCGAGGAGTTCGGCAGACGGGGCATGGAGGCGCTCCTCGCCGTCCTCGCGGGCGAACCGGCCCCACCGGTCACTCTGCCCGTGGCCCTCGTCCCGCGCGGCTCCACGGGCCCCGCACCGGCCCCCTGA
- the prcA gene encoding proteasome subunit alpha has product MSTPFYVSPQQAMADRAEYARKGIARGRSLVVLQYTDGIVFVGENPSRALHKFSEIYDRIGFAAAGKYNEYENLRIGGVRYADLRGYTYDRDDVTARGLANVYAQTLGTIFSSAGEKPYEVELVVAEVGSEAEGDQIYRLPHDGSIVDEHGSVAVGGNAEQISSFLDQRHRDGMSLAEALKLAVQALSRDTNGTEREIPAERLEVAVLDRTRPQQRKFKRIVGRQLSRLLEADNAAAAKTDEPSDEAPEE; this is encoded by the coding sequence GTGTCCACGCCGTTCTATGTCTCACCCCAGCAGGCCATGGCCGACCGGGCCGAGTACGCCCGCAAGGGCATCGCCCGCGGCCGCAGCCTGGTCGTCCTCCAGTACACCGACGGCATCGTCTTCGTCGGTGAGAACCCGTCCCGTGCCCTGCACAAGTTCAGCGAGATCTACGACCGGATCGGCTTCGCGGCCGCCGGCAAGTACAACGAGTACGAGAACCTCCGCATCGGCGGTGTGCGCTACGCCGACCTGCGGGGCTACACCTACGACCGGGACGACGTCACCGCGCGCGGCCTGGCCAACGTCTACGCCCAGACCCTGGGCACGATCTTCTCCAGCGCGGGGGAGAAGCCGTACGAGGTGGAGCTGGTCGTCGCCGAGGTCGGCTCCGAGGCGGAGGGCGACCAGATCTACCGGCTGCCGCACGACGGCTCGATCGTGGACGAGCACGGCTCGGTCGCGGTCGGCGGGAACGCGGAGCAGATCAGCTCCTTCCTGGACCAGCGGCACCGGGACGGCATGTCGCTCGCGGAGGCCCTGAAGCTGGCCGTGCAGGCGCTGTCGCGGGACACCAACGGCACCGAGCGGGAGATCCCCGCGGAGCGCCTGGAGGTGGCGGTCCTGGACCGTACGCGTCCGCAGCAGCGCAAGTTCAAGCGGATCGTCGGCCGTCAGCTGTCGCGTCTCCTGGAGGCCGACAACGCGGCGGCGGCGAAGACGGACGAGCCCTCGGACGAGGCTCCCGAGGAGTAG
- the prcB gene encoding proteasome subunit beta: protein MEANPRSTGRLPAAFLTPGSSSFMDFLADHSPELLPGNRKLPEGIVEAPHGTTIVAATFPGGVVLAGDRRATMGNMIAQRDIEKVFPADEYSAVGIAGTAGLAVEMVKLFQLELEHFEKVEGATLSLEGKANRLSTMIRGNLGMAMQGLAVVPLFAGWDEGKEKGRIFSYDVTGGRSEEHGFAATGSGSIFARGSMKKLYRSDLTEEQATTLVVQALYDAADDDSATGGPDMARRIFPIVTVITDEGFRRLTEAESSELARSVTERRLEQPDGPRAALL from the coding sequence GTGGAAGCCAACCCTCGTAGCACCGGGCGTCTGCCGGCGGCCTTCCTGACGCCGGGCTCGTCCTCGTTCATGGACTTCCTGGCCGATCACTCGCCGGAGCTGCTCCCGGGGAACCGGAAGCTGCCCGAGGGGATCGTCGAGGCGCCGCACGGCACCACCATCGTGGCCGCCACCTTCCCCGGGGGCGTCGTGCTCGCCGGTGACCGGCGGGCGACCATGGGGAACATGATCGCGCAGCGGGACATCGAGAAGGTGTTCCCGGCCGACGAGTACTCCGCGGTCGGCATCGCCGGCACCGCCGGCCTCGCCGTGGAGATGGTCAAGCTGTTCCAGCTGGAGCTGGAGCACTTCGAGAAGGTGGAGGGCGCGACGCTCTCCCTGGAGGGCAAGGCGAACCGTCTCTCCACCATGATCCGCGGCAACCTGGGCATGGCCATGCAGGGCCTCGCCGTCGTGCCGCTCTTCGCGGGCTGGGACGAGGGCAAGGAGAAGGGCCGGATCTTCTCGTACGACGTGACCGGCGGCCGCTCCGAGGAGCACGGCTTCGCCGCCACGGGTTCCGGCTCGATCTTCGCGCGCGGTTCGATGAAGAAGCTGTACCGCTCCGACCTGACCGAGGAGCAGGCCACCACCCTGGTGGTGCAGGCGCTGTACGACGCGGCGGACGACGACTCGGCGACCGGCGGTCCCGACATGGCCCGCCGGATCTTCCCGATCGTCACCGTCATCACCGACGAGGGCTTCCGCAGGCTCACCGAGGCGGAGTCCTCCGAGCTGGCCCGATCGGTCACCGAGCGGCGTCTGGAGCAGCCCGACGGGCCGCGCGCCGCCCTGCTCTGA
- a CDS encoding ubiquitin-like protein Pup, with protein MATKDTGGGQQKATRSTEEVEETTTEASSDLKERQEKLSDDVDSVLDEIDDVLEENAEDFVRSFVQKGGE; from the coding sequence ATGGCGACCAAGGACACCGGCGGCGGACAGCAGAAGGCGACGCGATCCACGGAGGAGGTCGAGGAGACCACCACCGAGGCGAGCTCCGACCTCAAGGAACGCCAGGAGAAGCTGAGCGACGACGTGGACTCCGTCCTGGACGAGATCGACGACGTGCTCGAGGAGAACGCCGAGGACTTCGTTCGAAGCTTCGTGCAGAAGGGCGGCGAGTAG